A single window of Treponema denticola ATCC 35405 DNA harbors:
- a CDS encoding ABC transporter permease → MFWRMIAGALFRQKGKMVMIAFTIALGASLSTSMLNTMLGVGDKVNQELKTYGANINVAHKESSLLDDIYGEESGNTKKFLKEDELYKIKTIFWAYNIVDYAPFLNVQVDYDGADKPVRLSGTWFDFRIDLHTGQEVITGIRRMRTWWEVNGNWVSDDDNSSCMVGSLFAGRNNLKVGDEIKLTSAVASKTLKVSAIFNSGSNEDEVIFTTLHTAQEFLGKTNVCESIEVSALTTPDNDLARKAARNPLSLTIKEMEIWYCTAYVSSICYQIQEVITDAVAKPIRQVAESEGAILNKTSLLMLLITVLSLIASALGISNLVTASVMDRRAEIGLKKAIGASNTAVTVSVLTEVMVIGIIGGAAGYFVGLGLTQIIGRSVFGSAIPPAPMVIPIVVLIIFLITLLGSLPSVRYLLKLNPTEVLHGK, encoded by the coding sequence ATGTTTTGGAGAATGATAGCGGGGGCGCTTTTTAGACAAAAAGGAAAAATGGTGATGATAGCTTTTACCATTGCCCTAGGTGCAAGTCTTTCAACTTCTATGCTTAACACAATGCTTGGTGTAGGGGATAAGGTAAACCAAGAACTTAAAACATACGGAGCCAATATCAATGTTGCTCATAAAGAATCTTCTCTTTTAGATGATATTTACGGAGAAGAATCCGGAAACACAAAAAAATTCTTAAAAGAAGATGAATTGTATAAAATTAAAACCATATTTTGGGCATACAATATTGTCGATTATGCACCTTTTTTAAATGTGCAAGTAGATTATGACGGAGCGGATAAACCTGTCCGCCTGTCGGGTACATGGTTCGATTTTAGGATAGACTTACATACGGGGCAGGAAGTTATAACCGGAATAAGAAGAATGCGTACATGGTGGGAAGTAAACGGAAACTGGGTTTCGGATGATGATAATTCTTCCTGTATGGTAGGAAGTCTTTTTGCAGGAAGGAATAACTTAAAAGTAGGGGACGAGATAAAACTTACAAGTGCTGTAGCCTCTAAAACTTTAAAAGTCTCTGCAATTTTTAATTCGGGAAGCAATGAAGATGAGGTAATTTTTACTACATTGCATACGGCCCAAGAATTTTTAGGAAAGACAAATGTTTGTGAAAGCATCGAGGTAAGTGCTTTGACAACTCCCGATAATGATTTGGCAAGAAAGGCCGCAAGAAACCCTTTAAGTTTAACTATAAAAGAAATGGAAATATGGTATTGCACCGCCTATGTAAGCAGTATTTGTTATCAGATTCAGGAGGTTATAACGGATGCGGTTGCAAAGCCGATAAGACAGGTGGCCGAATCCGAAGGTGCTATCTTAAATAAGACAAGCTTGTTAATGCTTTTAATTACCGTTTTAAGTTTGATCGCTTCGGCTCTCGGTATTTCAAACTTGGTAACGGCGAGTGTTATGGATAGAAGGGCTGAAATCGGCTTAAAAAAAGCAATCGGGGCAAGTAATACGGCCGTTACCGTTTCGGTTTTAACTGAGGTTATGGTAATAGGAATTATCGGCGGTGCCGCCGGATATTTTGTAGGATTGGGTTTAACGCAGATAATAGGCCGAAGCGTTTTCGGTTCTGCAATTCCGCCGGCTCCCATGGTTATTCCTATTGTGGTACTTATAATTTTTTTGATCACCCTTTTGGGAAGTCTTCCGTCGGTAAGATATTTATTAAAGTTAAACCCCACGGAAGTTTTGCACGGAAAATAA
- a CDS encoding DUF2259 domain-containing protein, producing MRKAMISFCFIFCSFFLFAGDIATFVNLGFSADGSKFAFGQYGLTDQTYRAYAEIYGVDVAENKFLPSGRFITSPTSETADKDSKNIFLSLLDRANPSLLRWKISDKNEGRAIYAATDSTINETTLIFKDFETNDEYKVMLYKDKKSNLEASFYIEVEIIKPNGNKIKKAAGQKGKTRSGVRDYAIKKVIIDNTNTSLIFVIEKHQYDKLGNSIRYMVETIKL from the coding sequence ATGCGTAAAGCTATGATTTCTTTTTGTTTTATTTTTTGTTCTTTTTTTCTGTTTGCAGGCGATATTGCGACCTTTGTTAATTTAGGTTTTTCGGCTGACGGAAGTAAATTCGCTTTCGGGCAATACGGATTAACCGATCAAACCTACCGTGCCTATGCAGAAATTTATGGGGTAGATGTAGCAGAAAATAAGTTTTTACCTTCAGGACGCTTTATAACAAGTCCTACATCTGAAACGGCCGATAAAGACAGTAAAAATATATTTTTAAGCCTTTTGGATAGGGCAAATCCTTCTCTCTTAAGATGGAAAATAAGCGATAAAAATGAGGGAAGAGCTATTTATGCCGCTACGGATTCTACAATAAACGAAACTACCTTGATTTTTAAGGACTTTGAAACCAATGACGAGTATAAGGTAATGCTGTACAAGGATAAAAAATCCAATTTAGAAGCTTCCTTTTACATTGAAGTCGAAATCATCAAACCTAACGGCAATAAGATAAAAAAAGCAGCCGGTCAAAAAGGAAAAACCAGATCAGGTGTACGGGACTATGCAATAAAAAAAGTAATTATCGATAACACAAATACAAGCCTCATCTTTGTAATCGAAAAACATCAATATGATAAACTTGGAAACTCCATCCGCTACATGGTAGAAACTATTAAGCTGTGA
- a CDS encoding Fe-S-containing protein, with amino-acid sequence MFWRCTILKFYIRVIEAGIGFALVLAVVFASFRTQRPEKKRYIVFLGILTGFIGSIVSAILRSIPNYINRTNFAFWSMIPVSIFFLILIVLLLFKTKAKKSLLYENIFGTTVFLYTAATIFYYLPVIITLSTTLVNYGESAVSTLVLYRLIGYLLGIVFIVLASLSIYKTLIKLSDIELNITVIASLCILGITQIVVIIQRLYSLRIIPRNNFIFWFIAMVVNNGNFFIFAVIVFIMFAPILLWKKNIKITEAYNNNAELRKIKAKKRNAKRWARFSLSLLVISVFSLSFLRFYVDREVPLSPPENYTIADGMAVISLEQLEDDKLHRYEYITEQGIGMRFIAIKKSEGSYGVGLDACDICGPSGYFERNNEVICKLCDVVMNKATIGFPGGCNPVPIPYIVHDGNIKIKISDLESEAHRFK; translated from the coding sequence ATGTTTTGGAGGTGCACCATTTTAAAATTTTATATAAGGGTTATTGAAGCAGGCATAGGCTTTGCCTTAGTTCTTGCAGTTGTTTTTGCTTCATTTAGAACCCAAAGACCAGAAAAAAAACGGTATATTGTTTTTTTAGGTATACTCACAGGATTTATCGGCAGTATTGTTTCTGCAATATTAAGATCTATTCCTAATTACATAAATAGAACCAATTTTGCTTTTTGGTCGATGATTCCCGTCAGTATATTTTTCTTAATTTTAATTGTTCTTTTACTGTTTAAAACAAAAGCGAAAAAATCTTTATTGTACGAAAATATTTTCGGTACAACCGTTTTTTTATATACGGCTGCAACAATATTTTATTATCTTCCCGTTATAATAACTCTTTCTACAACCTTGGTTAATTACGGCGAAAGTGCGGTAAGCACCCTCGTTTTATATAGACTTATAGGCTACTTGCTCGGAATAGTTTTTATTGTTCTTGCAAGTCTTTCAATTTATAAAACCTTAATAAAGTTATCCGATATCGAATTAAATATTACCGTAATAGCTTCTCTTTGTATTTTAGGGATAACTCAAATTGTGGTAATAATCCAGCGTTTATATTCTTTAAGAATAATTCCGCGGAATAATTTTATTTTTTGGTTTATTGCAATGGTGGTGAATAATGGAAACTTTTTTATATTTGCCGTCATTGTGTTTATAATGTTTGCTCCGATTCTTTTATGGAAAAAAAATATTAAAATTACGGAAGCATATAATAACAATGCCGAATTAAGAAAAATAAAAGCAAAAAAACGTAATGCAAAAAGGTGGGCTCGATTTTCTTTAAGCCTTTTAGTGATTTCGGTTTTTTCTTTATCTTTTTTGCGTTTTTATGTAGACAGAGAAGTTCCTTTGTCACCGCCTGAAAATTATACGATTGCAGACGGTATGGCTGTTATTTCTTTAGAGCAGTTGGAAGATGATAAACTTCACCGCTATGAATATATAACGGAGCAAGGAATCGGTATGCGTTTTATTGCCATAAAAAAAAGTGAAGGTTCTTACGGTGTAGGCCTTGATGCCTGCGATATATGCGGTCCCAGCGGTTATTTTGAACGGAATAATGAAGTAATCTGTAAACTTTGCGATGTAGTTATGAATAAGGCTACCATAGGTTTTCCCGGAGGATGTAATCCGGTTCCGATTCCTTATATTGTACATGACGGGAATATTAAAATAAAGATATCAGACCTTGAGTCCGAGGCTCATCGTTTTAAATAG
- a CDS encoding citrate lyase ligase, which yields MTNLQKINLELKSQKEKFTALLKENGLIADSLESVYGIFDEADNLAACGGREKNILKCFAVKDEFKGLGLTDEILSALLKDAYGEGYKFFFIFTKRSSVSFFTGAGFINLASSDDSSLLYRGEKTVEKVLKNELFPYCPDGILGSISDEGNAAIVMNANPFTLGHRYLIEKALDYCGSKSRLFVFAVETDKSFFSFNDRFMLIKKNTEDLKNVVVLPSSQFLISGATFPSYFLKEKSLISKNQTQLDARIFLKYFVPLFNIKIRFLGEEPLDPSTEIYNQTLLNELPPQCEVKIIERKKTQNQQIISATQVRKAFQNNSLEEVRSFLPEITYNFLRSLKQKD from the coding sequence ATGACTAATTTACAAAAAATTAACCTAGAGCTTAAAAGTCAAAAAGAAAAATTTACAGCTCTTTTAAAAGAAAACGGCCTTATTGCGGACTCCCTTGAAAGTGTTTACGGCATTTTTGATGAAGCCGACAATTTGGCCGCTTGCGGAGGGCGGGAAAAAAATATCTTAAAATGCTTTGCCGTAAAAGATGAATTTAAGGGTCTTGGTCTTACCGACGAGATTTTATCGGCCCTCTTAAAAGATGCTTACGGAGAAGGTTATAAGTTCTTTTTTATATTTACAAAAAGATCAAGCGTTTCCTTTTTTACGGGGGCAGGATTTATAAACTTAGCCTCATCGGATGATTCTTCCTTATTATACAGGGGAGAAAAAACCGTAGAGAAGGTTTTAAAGAATGAGCTTTTTCCTTATTGCCCTGACGGTATACTTGGCAGTATAAGCGATGAGGGAAATGCAGCTATAGTTATGAATGCAAATCCCTTTACCCTCGGCCACAGATATTTAATAGAAAAAGCCTTAGACTATTGCGGAAGTAAGAGCCGCCTTTTTGTTTTTGCCGTTGAGACAGACAAAAGTTTTTTTTCTTTTAATGACCGTTTTATGCTTATCAAAAAAAATACGGAAGACCTAAAAAATGTAGTAGTGCTTCCCTCATCTCAATTTTTAATAAGCGGGGCGACATTTCCGTCCTATTTTTTAAAAGAAAAAAGTTTAATAAGCAAAAATCAAACTCAGCTTGATGCAAGGATATTTTTAAAATACTTTGTACCTCTTTTTAATATTAAAATCCGCTTTTTGGGAGAAGAACCCTTAGATCCGAGTACCGAAATATATAATCAAACTCTATTGAATGAGCTTCCTCCTCAATGTGAGGTAAAAATAATTGAGCGTAAAAAAACTCAAAATCAGCAAATCATTTCCGCAACGCAGGTTCGAAAGGCATTTCAAAATAATAGTCTTGAAGAAGTACGTTCCTTTTTACCCGAAATAACTTATAATTTTTTAAGGTCTTTAAAACAAAAAGACTAA
- the citX gene encoding citrate lyase holo-[acyl-carrier protein] synthase — protein sequence MSLSLLEKREKTDFFEKELLNRFPFKTLVVIRANMPGGKKGSIESNWIVYRIFLECKKKMAPLKIFHSYTDEEGLIFFLIVDAPPLEVKALSIKIEDDEALGRLADIDVLTAKKLFSRNDFPHENKRRKCFLCEKDAVICARSRAHSQKEIMNFILKKVHEDWSYDGDIFELLGNLTESSLLAELCRPLGFGCVTANSQGSHKDMDFLLMLKCIPLIGSAIKNLSGKDCESFEALREYGKKQEKKLFDLTGGVNTYKGALFLLLILNACTFRIIKEKKAFTDLSKEIADFSLPLKKDFELKACSPSSLQAFNNLGSGGVRGLALSGFAEHFQNWLPLYKKTFSEGGDFVKIIVKMIETTCDTTIIKRKGEKALLEVQKKAHSLLCIEEGPAQERAIKEFSEWCEKNNISTGGTADKIIILYNLKLIREIFKDLISKTVKMPEISPLVKELTGIITESDLESISYMNRKILP from the coding sequence ATGAGCTTATCCTTATTGGAAAAAAGAGAGAAAACCGACTTTTTTGAAAAAGAACTTTTAAACCGTTTTCCTTTTAAAACACTTGTAGTAATCAGGGCCAATATGCCGGGAGGAAAGAAGGGCTCAATCGAATCGAATTGGATTGTATACCGCATTTTTTTGGAATGTAAAAAAAAGATGGCTCCGCTAAAAATTTTTCATTCCTACACCGATGAAGAAGGCTTAATCTTTTTTTTGATTGTAGATGCTCCGCCCTTGGAAGTGAAGGCTTTAAGCATAAAAATTGAAGATGATGAAGCCCTAGGCCGCCTTGCCGATATCGATGTTTTAACTGCGAAAAAACTTTTTTCGCGCAATGATTTTCCCCATGAGAATAAGAGGCGGAAATGTTTTTTATGCGAAAAAGATGCCGTTATTTGTGCGAGGAGCCGTGCCCATTCCCAAAAAGAAATAATGAATTTTATCTTAAAAAAAGTTCATGAAGATTGGTCTTACGATGGGGATATTTTTGAACTTTTGGGTAATTTAACCGAAAGCTCCCTCCTTGCAGAGCTTTGCCGTCCATTGGGCTTCGGCTGTGTTACGGCTAATTCTCAAGGTTCCCACAAGGATATGGATTTTTTACTCATGCTAAAATGTATTCCCCTTATAGGGAGTGCAATTAAAAATTTAAGCGGAAAAGATTGCGAATCCTTTGAGGCTTTGCGTGAATACGGAAAAAAACAAGAAAAAAAACTTTTTGATTTAACGGGCGGGGTAAACACCTATAAGGGTGCCTTATTTTTGCTTCTTATCTTAAATGCCTGCACATTCCGTATAATAAAAGAAAAAAAAGCCTTTACCGATTTAAGCAAAGAAATTGCAGACTTTTCTCTTCCCCTAAAAAAAGATTTTGAGCTTAAAGCCTGCTCCCCGTCTTCTTTACAAGCCTTTAATAATTTGGGGAGCGGGGGAGTGAGGGGCTTAGCCCTTTCAGGTTTTGCAGAACACTTTCAAAATTGGCTACCCCTCTATAAAAAAACTTTTTCGGAAGGCGGGGACTTTGTAAAAATTATTGTTAAGATGATTGAAACTACCTGCGATACTACAATTATAAAACGCAAGGGCGAAAAAGCCCTACTTGAAGTACAAAAAAAAGCTCACAGTCTCCTTTGCATAGAGGAAGGGCCGGCTCAAGAAAGAGCTATAAAAGAATTTTCCGAATGGTGCGAAAAAAACAATATCTCCACAGGCGGCACCGCCGATAAAATTATCATTTTGTACAATCTGAAGCTGATAAGGGAGATTTTTAAAGATTTAATAAGTAAAACCGTCAAAATGCCGGAAATTTCTCCTCTTGTTAAAGAATTAACCGGTATTATAACTGAAAGTGATTTAGAAAGTATAAGCTATATGAATCGAAAAATTCTTCCTTGA
- a CDS encoding ABC transporter permease, with the protein MTKNKMYFKMIMSSLLRRRSRMLVALMAIAIGSTVLSGLLTIYYDIPRQMGTVFRSYGANMIFLPSESDAKIKKEQIDKIKKEIDSGKLVGFAPYIYKPAKVNEQPYMIAATDLISAKNNSPYWLVRGQWPDKKKEVLIGHEISKAIGLSIGDNFIVNTPKPDGDVTVNEFKVSGIVTTGGVEEEFIFMSLEDIKNIVGYNDAFDVIECSIDGNRDYLNLIAEKVSNDVKGITPRLVKRVTESQDTVLSKLQALVWIVTIIVLFLTMICVTTTMMAVVVERRKEIGLKKALGASNKSVVIDFLGEAVMLGLMGGILGIGLGYLFANNVSISVFAREVSFPIRLAPFTVISSIVITIVASLFPVRATVDVDPALVLRGE; encoded by the coding sequence ATGACTAAAAATAAGATGTATTTTAAAATGATAATGAGTTCTTTATTGCGGCGCCGTTCAAGAATGTTGGTGGCTTTAATGGCTATTGCAATCGGCTCAACCGTTTTATCGGGCTTATTGACAATTTACTACGACATTCCGCGGCAGATGGGAACGGTGTTCCGCTCATACGGGGCAAATATGATATTTCTTCCTTCCGAAAGCGATGCAAAAATAAAAAAAGAGCAAATCGATAAAATAAAAAAAGAAATCGACTCAGGTAAACTTGTAGGTTTTGCCCCTTATATTTATAAACCTGCAAAGGTAAACGAGCAGCCCTATATGATAGCAGCTACCGATCTTATAAGCGCAAAGAACAATAGTCCCTATTGGCTTGTACGCGGACAATGGCCTGACAAAAAAAAGGAAGTTTTAATAGGCCATGAAATAAGTAAGGCTATAGGTTTATCTATAGGAGATAATTTTATTGTAAACACTCCGAAACCTGACGGAGATGTAACCGTAAACGAGTTTAAGGTTTCGGGCATAGTTACAACAGGGGGTGTCGAAGAAGAATTTATCTTTATGAGCCTTGAGGATATAAAAAATATTGTCGGCTATAATGATGCCTTCGATGTAATTGAGTGCAGTATTGACGGAAACAGGGATTATCTTAATTTAATTGCCGAAAAAGTTTCAAATGATGTAAAAGGTATTACCCCCCGTCTTGTAAAGCGTGTTACCGAATCTCAGGATACGGTTTTAAGTAAACTTCAGGCCCTTGTTTGGATAGTTACCATTATTGTTTTGTTTTTGACTATGATATGTGTAACCACTACCATGATGGCCGTAGTTGTGGAACGCAGAAAAGAAATAGGCTTAAAAAAAGCTTTAGGTGCTTCAAATAAAAGTGTTGTTATAGATTTTTTGGGAGAAGCGGTTATGCTTGGGCTCATGGGCGGTATTTTAGGAATAGGGCTCGGTTACTTATTTGCAAATAATGTAAGTATAAGTGTTTTTGCAAGAGAAGTTTCCTTTCCCATAAGGCTGGCACCTTTTACCGTAATTTCTTCCATAGTTATAACTATTGTAGCCTCCCTCTTTCCCGTAAGGGCAACTGTGGATGTGGACCCAGCTCTTGTTTTGCGCGGAGAGTAA
- a CDS encoding fumarate hydratase — translation MHIVEAKKITEEVKRMAIEAAYYLPQDVLTSLKMSREAEKWSLARDTLDQIIENADIAKNTNSPMCQDTGMAVVFVTIGQDVHIEGGYIEDAINEGVRQGYTEGYLRKSVVADPVYNRVNTKDNTPAVIHYNIVPGDKLHIMFAGKGFGSENMSRLGMLKPSDGLEGVKKFILETVELAGPNPCPPIVVGVGIGGTVDKVTLIAKKALMRPMDSYNPDPFYANLEKEMLEKVNALGIGPQGYGGKTTALRVLIETYPTHIAGLPICVNINCHATRHKEVTL, via the coding sequence ATGCACATTGTAGAAGCAAAAAAAATTACGGAAGAAGTTAAGAGGATGGCTATTGAAGCCGCTTATTATCTTCCGCAAGATGTATTGACAAGTTTAAAGATGTCGCGGGAAGCTGAAAAATGGAGCTTAGCCCGTGATACTCTCGATCAGATTATAGAAAACGCCGATATTGCAAAAAATACGAATTCGCCCATGTGCCAAGATACGGGAATGGCCGTAGTTTTTGTTACGATTGGACAGGATGTTCACATTGAAGGCGGCTATATTGAAGATGCTATAAATGAGGGCGTAAGACAGGGTTACACGGAAGGTTATTTAAGAAAATCCGTTGTTGCCGATCCGGTTTACAACAGGGTAAACACAAAGGATAATACTCCTGCCGTAATTCACTATAATATCGTACCCGGCGATAAACTTCATATTATGTTTGCAGGAAAGGGCTTCGGCTCAGAGAACATGTCCCGCCTTGGAATGCTTAAACCCTCCGACGGCCTTGAGGGGGTAAAAAAATTCATATTGGAAACTGTAGAACTTGCAGGTCCCAACCCCTGTCCTCCCATAGTTGTAGGTGTCGGAATAGGCGGTACCGTAGATAAGGTAACCTTGATAGCAAAAAAAGCCTTGATGAGACCGATGGATAGTTATAATCCCGATCCTTTCTATGCCAACCTCGAAAAAGAAATGCTTGAGAAGGTAAACGCCTTAGGTATAGGCCCCCAAGGTTACGGAGGCAAGACTACGGCTTTAAGGGTTTTAATCGAAACCTATCCCACACATATTGCAGGTCTTCCTATTTGTGTAAATATAAACTGTCATGCAACACGCCATAAGGAAGTTACTTTATAA
- a CDS encoding ABC transporter permease → MENLQTKKLTVFELAKLNIKRKPFRTASLIILTAVLAFSLFAGSFLVKSLRGGMLSLSNRLGADIIVVPQGYDSKIESALLRGEPNSFYFDTEVVERVKKIEGVELASPQLFIATLSAGCCSFPLQIIGIDFDSDFNVKPWLKKQIKLPLLDNQIVAGSNISGDYNSQVKFFNQPFVIAGRLTKTGMGFDNSIFMTIENARKLAKEYERIMQHPVAKNENLISSVMVKINPRYDAGEVAKKIREEFKGEEIYPLISKRMMTNISSSISSLNIYVYILIAILWILSFIVLAVSFSSIFNERKEEFGMLRIIGSTKKKLFELAVLESLMISMSGAIIGTVLSCLIMFLFNQAIVTGMKMPFLNPSFLWTFVCFLLTFALISVIGPLAALKTMYSFTKEEPALSKS, encoded by the coding sequence ATGGAAAATTTACAAACAAAAAAACTGACCGTGTTTGAGCTTGCAAAATTAAATATCAAAAGAAAACCTTTTAGAACTGCAAGCCTAATTATTCTGACGGCTGTTTTAGCCTTTAGTCTTTTTGCAGGCAGTTTTTTGGTAAAAAGTTTAAGGGGCGGAATGTTGTCGCTTTCAAATCGTCTGGGTGCTGATATTATTGTCGTGCCCCAAGGTTATGACTCAAAGATTGAAAGCGCCTTATTGAGAGGGGAACCTAATAGTTTTTATTTTGATACGGAAGTCGTAGAACGTGTGAAAAAAATTGAAGGGGTTGAACTTGCATCTCCCCAGCTTTTTATTGCGACCCTCTCTGCAGGCTGCTGTTCTTTTCCTTTACAGATTATAGGTATCGATTTTGATTCAGATTTTAATGTAAAACCTTGGCTTAAAAAACAGATAAAACTACCTCTTTTGGATAATCAAATTGTAGCCGGAAGTAATATATCAGGTGATTATAATTCTCAAGTAAAATTTTTTAACCAACCTTTTGTGATTGCAGGCCGTTTAACTAAAACTGGAATGGGGTTTGATAATTCTATTTTTATGACAATAGAAAATGCAAGGAAGCTTGCAAAAGAGTACGAAAGAATTATGCAGCATCCTGTTGCAAAAAATGAAAATTTGATTTCAAGTGTTATGGTAAAGATTAATCCGAGATACGATGCAGGTGAGGTAGCTAAAAAGATAAGAGAAGAATTTAAGGGAGAAGAAATTTATCCTTTAATATCGAAGAGGATGATGACAAATATATCTTCAAGTATTTCAAGCTTAAATATCTATGTTTATATCCTTATTGCAATCCTATGGATTCTTTCATTTATCGTGTTGGCTGTTTCTTTTTCTTCGATTTTTAATGAGCGTAAAGAAGAATTCGGAATGTTGAGGATAATAGGAAGTACCAAAAAGAAATTATTTGAACTTGCGGTTTTAGAATCTCTTATGATAAGTATGTCGGGAGCAATTATAGGAACGGTTCTTTCATGTTTGATTATGTTTTTATTTAATCAGGCAATTGTTACAGGAATGAAGATGCCTTTTTTAAACCCTTCTTTTCTTTGGACATTTGTTTGCTTTCTTTTGACCTTTGCCCTTATTTCGGTAATAGGCCCCCTTGCAGCCCTTAAAACTATGTATAGTTTTACAAAAGAAGAACCGGCTTTATCAAAATCTTAA
- a CDS encoding Fe-S-containing hydro-lyase has translation MSEMKKLTTPFTREDLKDVKAGDIVLLNGYIYTGRDAAHKRLCELLEKGEKLPIDVKGAVMYYVGPSPAKPGEPIGSAGPTTSYRMDAYTPQLLDEGLMAMVGKGKRNDEVVAKIIEHGACYFAAIGGAAALIKSRIKSAEVICYEDLGAEAVRKLYVEDFPVTCIIDSKGNNLYKLGREEYLKSLN, from the coding sequence ATGTCTGAGATGAAAAAACTTACAACACCCTTTACAAGGGAAGATTTAAAAGATGTTAAGGCCGGAGATATTGTTTTATTGAACGGCTATATTTATACGGGAAGAGATGCAGCTCACAAACGCCTATGCGAACTTTTAGAAAAGGGAGAAAAACTCCCCATAGATGTAAAGGGGGCTGTCATGTACTATGTAGGACCGAGTCCTGCAAAGCCCGGAGAGCCCATAGGTTCTGCAGGGCCTACAACCAGTTACCGAATGGATGCCTATACACCTCAGCTTTTAGATGAGGGGCTTATGGCTATGGTCGGAAAAGGAAAAAGAAACGATGAGGTAGTTGCAAAAATAATAGAACATGGAGCTTGTTATTTTGCCGCCATCGGAGGAGCCGCTGCCTTGATTAAAAGCCGAATTAAATCGGCCGAAGTTATCTGCTATGAAGATTTGGGAGCTGAAGCTGTCCGTAAGCTCTATGTTGAAGATTTTCCCGTAACCTGCATAATCGATTCTAAGGGGAACAACCTTTATAAACTGGGACGCGAAGAATACTTAAAAAGCCTAAACTAA
- a CDS encoding FMN-binding protein, translating into MKNYKIILTALCFICIFSCSKTETKKSIKYKDGVYKSFANIKDDWGGTAEVEIKIEEGKIVECTFLSYEKNGNLKGPEYGKVDGVIKNMGLYKIAQASVLKAAEYGQKLIETQNIDDVDVIAGASISYKLFKDAVENALQGAMQNAKEN; encoded by the coding sequence ATGAAAAATTATAAAATTATTTTGACTGCACTGTGTTTTATCTGTATTTTTTCTTGTTCAAAAACGGAAACAAAGAAGAGTATAAAATACAAAGACGGCGTCTATAAGTCTTTTGCCAATATTAAAGATGATTGGGGCGGAACAGCCGAGGTTGAAATAAAAATTGAAGAAGGTAAGATTGTTGAGTGTACGTTTTTGTCTTACGAAAAAAACGGCAATCTAAAAGGGCCTGAATACGGAAAGGTTGACGGAGTTATAAAAAATATGGGCCTTTATAAAATTGCTCAAGCCTCTGTTTTAAAAGCTGCGGAGTACGGTCAAAAATTAATTGAAACTCAAAATATTGATGATGTCGATGTAATTGCCGGAGCTTCAATTTCTTATAAACTGTTTAAAGATGCGGTTGAAAATGCATTGCAGGGTGCAATGCAAAATGCAAAAGAAAATTAA
- a CDS encoding ABC transporter ATP-binding protein has translation MNILTLTEISKIYGDLKALDKINLTVEEGEWLSIMGPSGSGKTTLMNIIGCMDKPSLGKIDLAGQDISKLSSKELTIVRRDMIGLVFQQFHLVNYLTALENVMMAQYYHSLPDEKEALEALESVGLKERAKHLPNQLSGGEQQRVCIARALINHPKLLLADEPTGNLDEKNEKLVMEIFEKLHNAGSTIIVVTHDPEVADQAERMVVLEHGKIARIEKMSRVRPSRGENV, from the coding sequence ATGAATATTTTAACCTTAACCGAAATTTCTAAAATATATGGAGATCTTAAAGCCCTCGATAAAATAAATTTAACGGTTGAAGAGGGAGAGTGGCTTTCTATAATGGGGCCTTCGGGTTCAGGTAAAACCACATTGATGAACATAATCGGCTGTATGGATAAGCCTTCTTTAGGAAAAATTGATTTGGCGGGTCAGGACATTTCAAAGCTTTCTTCTAAAGAATTGACGATAGTCAGGCGGGATATGATAGGCTTGGTTTTTCAACAATTTCACCTTGTAAACTATCTTACAGCCCTTGAAAATGTTATGATGGCCCAGTACTATCACAGCCTCCCGGATGAAAAGGAAGCTCTTGAAGCCCTTGAAAGTGTGGGTTTAAAAGAAAGAGCCAAGCATCTGCCCAATCAATTATCGGGAGGAGAACAGCAGCGTGTCTGTATTGCCCGTGCTCTGATAAATCATCCCAAGCTCCTGCTTGCCGATGAACCTACGGGAAACCTTGACGAAAAGAATGAAAAACTTGTAATGGAAATTTTTGAAAAACTCCATAATGCGGGAAGCACCATCATAGTTGTAACCCACGATCCTGAGGTTGCAGATCAGGCTGAACGGATGGTTGTCCTTGAGCACGGTAAAATAGCAAGAATTGAAAAAATGAGCAGGGTAAGACCCTCAAGAGGAGAGAATGTATGA